The nucleotide sequence AGTTTTTATATTCTTGTCTGTAAGCTTCAAATGCCGGCTCTAATTTTTTAAGAATAGCGTTCGAATCAGATAAATCTTCATTTGGATCTAAAGTCAATACTAAAGGTTGGATTTTAGTTCTCAAGAAGTGATCTGGGCAAGAAGTCCCCATAGGCGCTAAACGCTCTAAGTCATTACTGTTGATGTATTCCATCACCACATCACTATCAGAGAAGTGACCAATCATTCTTTTTTCAGAAGAACAAAGACCTCTTAATAAAGGCATGATTTGAGCTGCTTTTTCAAGACGCTCTTCTTTTGGTAAACTTTGTACTTTTTGTCCACCAAAAACACTTCCTTTTTCAGCAATTTTTTTCTCAATATATTCAGAAGCCATTTCGATAACTTCTAAACTGTTGATATAACACTCATAAGAAGTATCTCCCCAAGTAAACAAACCGTGAGAACCTAAAACGATTCCTCTAATGCCAGGATTATCAGCCAAACATTTTTCTAGTTGAAGACCTAAGTCAAAACCAGGACGTTGCCATGGCACCCATCCCATAGTGTCGCCCCAAATTTCTTTGGTTACTTTTTCGCTATCTGCAGCAGCTGCTACAGCAATTAACGCATCAGGGTGTAAGTGATCAATATGTGCAAAAGGTAATAAACCGTGTAAAGGTGTATCGATAGAAGGTGCTTTACTATCTAAGTCATAAATACAGTGATCAAAAAGTCCTACCATACGGTCTTCATCTTCAAGACCTCCGTATACTTTTTTCAAGTCACGTAATCTGTCCGTATATAAACCTGCAATACCAGCTCTAGTTAAAGTCCCAATATCACCACCAGAACCTTTCACCCACATTACTTCTACTTCCGCATTGGTCAAAGGGTCTTTTTCGATAGTTTTACAACTAGTGTTTCCACCACCATAATTAGTGATTCTAAGGTCTGCCCCTAAAATGTTTGAGCGATATAAAAATAAAGCTACTTGATCATCTCCTAAAGCATTTGCTTTGTCATTATCCCACAGGTAATTAACGTGGTTGAATTTTTTTACTGCTGTATCCATAAAACGAGTTTTTATTATAATGTTTAAAGCAAATTTAAGTTA is from Flavobacterium sp. NG2 and encodes:
- a CDS encoding bifunctional aldolase/short-chain dehydrogenase, with amino-acid sequence MDTAVKKFNHVNYLWDNDKANALGDDQVALFLYRSNILGADLRITNYGGGNTSCKTIEKDPLTNAEVEVMWVKGSGGDIGTLTRAGIAGLYTDRLRDLKKVYGGLEDEDRMVGLFDHCIYDLDSKAPSIDTPLHGLLPFAHIDHLHPDALIAVAAAADSEKVTKEIWGDTMGWVPWQRPGFDLGLQLEKCLADNPGIRGIVLGSHGLFTWGDTSYECYINSLEVIEMASEYIEKKIAEKGSVFGGQKVQSLPKEERLEKAAQIMPLLRGLCSSEKRMIGHFSDSDVVMEYINSNDLERLAPMGTSCPDHFLRTKIQPLVLTLDPNEDLSDSNAILKKLEPAFEAYRQEYKNYYDTCKKSNSPAMRDPNPVIIIYPGVGMFSFSKDKQTTRVASEFYINAINVMRGAEAITAYTSLPRQEAFDIEYWLLEEAKLSRMPKEAALSRKVALVTGAGGGIGKAIADKLAANGANVVLTDINEDALIEANATYKRDVSTYAVCDVTNIESIASAYKKAVIEFGGVDIIVHSAGLAISKSIEDTTDKDWNILQSILVKGQFDLAKQFTEIVRKQGLGGDYIAIASKNGLVAGPNNVAYGTAKAAQQHMVRLLAAELAKDKVRVNTVNPDGVIVGSKIWEGAWAEGRAKANGITVEELPAFYAKRNLLNEIITPDDIANGVFALVGILDKSTGNIINVDGGMANAFVR